One part of the Lycorma delicatula isolate Av1 chromosome 7, ASM4794821v1, whole genome shotgun sequence genome encodes these proteins:
- the LOC142327479 gene encoding uncharacterized protein LOC142327479 translates to MALFKAVVLFAAICVVRSQVAVLPAGYKAAAALPEPYDPHPQYSYSYSVQDPLTGDSKSQQESRDGDVVQGSYSLVEPDGSLRTVEYSADPVSGFNAVVHNSATGIVSAPAAVAKAAPAPIAVAPKVAAIPAPVIKAAAPAPVYKAAAAAPVYKAAAAYPYAYSGYPYSAVAGAYPYSAGYGAYPYSAGYSAYPYSAGYAGYPYRYAY, encoded by the exons ATGGCTCTCTTTAag gcTGTTGTTTTATTCGCCGCTATCTGCGTAGTCAGATCCCAGGTTGCAGTTTTGCCTGCCGGTTACAAAGCAGCAGCAGCTCTTCCAGAACCATATGACCCTCACCCACAGTATTCTTACAGCTACAGCGTACAGGATCCTTTGACCGGTGACAGCAAGAGCCAGCAGGAGAGCCGTGACGGTGATGTCGTCCAAGGAAGCTACAGCCTTGTCGAGCCTGACGGTAGCCTTCGCACCGTAGAATACTCTGCCGACCCGGTCAGCGGATTCAACGCCGTCGTACACAACAGCGCCACCGGAATCGTATCTGCTCCGGCTGCCGTCGCTAAAGCTGCTCCAGCCCCAATAGCCGTCGCTCCAAAAGTCGCCGCTATCCCAGCTCCAGTAATTAAGGCCGCCGCACCTGCTCCAGTTTACAAAGCCGCCGCTGCCGCTCCAGTTTACAAAGCCGCTGCCGCATACCCATACGCTTACTCCGGTTACCCATACTCAGCAGTCGCTGGTGCATACCCATACTCAGCTGGATACGGTGCTTACCCGTACTCCGCTGGGTACTCTGCATACCCATACTCCGCTGGTTATGCTGGTTACCCATACCGTTATGCCTACTAG